A genomic window from Leishmania panamensis strain MHOM/PA/94/PSC-1 chromosome 5 sequence includes:
- a CDS encoding protein tyrosine phosphatase, putative (TriTrypDB/GeneDB-style sysID: LpmP.05.0270) — MGIRDMYLLAYNASMCVGWGAILVKVVKHFVDGGDAASVYPEIAQLLCVAQTGALAEILHAALGVVRSPVGTTLLQVLSRLIVLYGAVRLGDTEATRGLAFVQMVVAWCLSEVIRYSFYGANLLNATAPPLTWLRYSAFMVLYPVGITGEIGCLYKALPYIKKHKPWTVEMPNKLNFTFSWYNSVWFILLGVYPYGSYVMYSYMLAQRRKMFAKAASERAKKSA; from the coding sequence ATGGGCATCCGGGACATGTACCTGCTCGCCTACAACGCGAGCATGTGTGTTGGCTGGGGTGCTATCCTCGTGAAGGTAGTGAAGCATTTCGTGGATGGCGGTGACGCTGCGTCTGTCTACCCCGAgattgcgcagctcctgtgCGTTGCCCAGACCGGCGCCCTTGCCGAGATCCTCCATGCCGCCTTGGGGGTCGTGCGCAGTCCCGTCGGCACCACCCTCTTGCAGGTTTTGTCGCGCCTCATCGTGCTGTACGGTGCCGTGCGCCTCGGTGACACGGAGGCGACACGGGGCCTCGCCTTTGTGCAGATGGTGGTCGCCTGGTGCCTCAGCGAGGTCATTCGCTACTCCTTTTACGGTGCGAACCTCCTCAACGCCACTGCTCCGCCCCTGACATGGCTGCGCTACTCCGCCTTCATGGTCCTCTACCCAGTCGGCATCACGGGTGAGATCGGCTGCCTCTACAAGGCGCTGCCGTACATCAAGAAGCACAAGCCGTGGACAGTGGAGATGCCGAACAAGCTGAACTTCACGTTCTCGTGGTACAACAGCGTGTGGttcatcctcctcggcgtcTACCCCTATGGCAGCTACGTCATGTACTCCTATATGCTCGCTCAGCGCCGCAAGATGTTCGCCAAGGCCGCCTccgagagagcgaagaagtCGGCGTAG
- a CDS encoding ARP2/3 complex 16kDa subunit, putative (TriTrypDB/GeneDB-style sysID: LpmP.05.0280) translates to MPPACASPALVATLCAELDALETTLLRSLSIGDARRVLALLHDVDVQLCCSVGVAVPIADSSNGTDSCSAKGDIIRSAGSSAGGTLPRLRSIFVAQLTIPQQDALMRVLYVCMASCASGVTAPTFKGLCGAPTAAQEAHAPLSPAAVHHLYEWHAALHDAAGDGAVVRALMSR, encoded by the coding sequence ATGCCGCCGGCTTGTGCCTCTCCTGCTCTGGTAGCAACGCTCTGCGCCGAGCTGGACGCGCTCGAAACAACATTATTGCGGAGCCTCTCCATCGGTGATGCACGTCGTGTGCTGGCCCTGCTCCACGATGTGGACGTGCAACTCTGCTGTAGCGTCGGTGTCGCAGTTCCCATTGCAGACAGCAGTAATGGCACAGACTCCTGCAGTGCCAAGGGGGACATCATACGCTCTGCTGGTTCTAGCGCTGGAGGAACCCTACCGCGGCTGCGCTCGATCTTTGTGGCTCAGCTGACCATCCCCCAGCAAGATGCGCTGATGCGTGTGCTGTACGTGTGCATGGCTTCCTGCGCCTCGGGCGTCACGGCACCCACATTCAAAGGCCTTTGTGGGGCTCCGACCGCTGCCCAAGAGGCTcacgcgcctctctcgccagcagctgttCACCACCTGTACGAATGGCACGCGGCCCTGCATGACGCGGCtggcgatggcgctgtggtgcgtgcTTTGATGAGTAGATGA